A segment of the Brevibacterium zhoupengii genome:
ACGGGCAATGTGGCCCATGATGATGCCGGCGATGCCGGCGAGGAAGAAGCTGCTCAGGATTCCGAAGATCGAAGCCACGAGGGCGATGATCGCCAAAGTGTTCGTCGGCGGAAGCGGCTGGTAGACGTAGGTGGGCGCACCACCGGCGTACTGGGCGTTGGCGCCATAAGCGGCGTTCGGATTATAGCTCGCAGCGCCGTAGTTGGCATTCGCGTTGTTGTAGCCGCTGCCCGCTGCAGGGCCCGACTGCGGCTGTTGGTAATACATGTCTGGATTGTTCCAGTTGTTCTGACTGCTCATGGCGCGATCTCCTTGTGTATGCCTACAACGGTACCGAGTCGTACTCCGCGACAAAAGGTGAGGTTGTCACAGATGGGTCTCAGTTCGCTCAGTAGGTAGCTTCTTCGGCGGCGATGCCCGCCATGATTGCAAGCACCATGACTCCAATGTAGAGGCCCCAGAAGATCAGCCAGAACCCCGTACCGATGTAGCCCACCCAGAGCGCGGTCAGTGCCATCGCGTCTCCGCGCTCACCCCGCTGGCGTATCTGCTTGCGAGCGATATGGCCCATGATGATCCCGGCGATTCCGGCGGGAACGAACGATGTCATCACCGCGGCGAGCGAGAGCACCATGCCGACGATCGCTACGGAGTTGGTGGGAGCAACCGGCTGATAGATGTACGTCACCGGGCCGACGAACCCCGGGTTGGGACCGAACCCAGGGGTTGCCCCGTATGCGGCAGGATTCGGCTGAGCAGAATAGCCTGGGTAGCCACCGTAGTTCGAGTGGGCTGATGCTGCGTTGCCGCCGCTGGCGGGCAGTTGCCGAGTGTACATATCTGGTTCGCTCCTGTTGCTCTGGCTGCTCACGGGATGATCCCTGCTGAAGGGATGTTCCCCTTGCGTCTGATTACAACGCTATCGAGCCGAACAGGCTGCGAAGAGCAGAACGTGTTGCAGTCCTGCACCACCGGTGTCAGGGCAGAAAACGGACCCTCGTGAGCTGGTCCGTCCGAAGACAGTCGCTCACCGGTCTATGCCGCCCCCTCAGTAGACCATGGCTGCAGCGAAGACTCCCAGTCCCACAACGCCGACGATGATGATGAGTCCCAGCAGACCCAAGCCGATGCCGACATAGCCCATGATCAGTCCCGCAGTGGCCTGACCTCGACCTTCTTCGCCAGACTTCTTGATCTGTCCACGAGACACATGACCGAAGATGACAGCGAGGATGGGCGCGATCCAGAGGAACATCGTCAAAAACATGAAGAAGTAGCCGAGGATAGGAATCAGGGAGAGGACGCCGCAGACGAAGCCGCCGCCGAGGCCAATGACACCCATCCACATCGCCCAGCTAGACAGTCTATTCACCGCTGGCCGCACCATCATCGGCGCCCCGTAGGTCATCGGCTGATTGTAGCCGTACGCGCCGGGCTGACTGTAAGAATTCGGCTGGCCGTCGCCGTATGCGCCGGGCTGGCCGTAATCGTTCGGCTGGCTGTAGATCGCAGGACCGGATTGGTTCTGCTGATACGCGTTCGGATTCGAATACGACTCCGAGCCATACCCTTGGTTCTGCCCCGAGCCGTAACCGGGCTGCTGCGGCGTCTCGTAGGAGTTATTGAACTGTTGGGATCCGACCTGGGGTGGATCGCTCGGGCGATAGTTCGGATTGTAGGACACGCTCTTCACCGTTTCACTCGTTGCCGCCTGTTGTGGACTACCTTAGTCGTCCTCAGCGCCCGAATGACAATGCACGAGGCGAATGAAATCGACGTCACTGCCCGCGCACGCGACTCACCCTGGGGACCAGATGGGAGCCAGCGCCTTCTCGGACCTTAAACTTGACGACGATGACTCATTCCGAAGATCCCCAGGCGCCGAGGTGGTCGACCGACCCCACGGATGAGTCCACCGACCCCGCAGAATCCCACACCGATTCCGAACGCCCTCGCACCTATTTCCCCGCAGCATCCGCAACGCCTGCAATGCCCACATCATCTGCGGCCCCTGCTGCAACCCCTGCATCACCTTCTGCGCCCACCACGCTCATGGCC
Coding sequences within it:
- a CDS encoding DUF4190 domain-containing protein, which produces MSSQNNWNNPDMYYQQPQSGPAAGSGYNNANANYGAASYNPNAAYGANAQYAGGAPTYVYQPLPPTNTLAIIALVASIFGILSSFFLAGIAGIIMGHIARKQIRQSGERGDGLAVAALWVGYIGTAWWVLFWVVYVGIMVLMFGVAMVGVGSAG
- a CDS encoding DUF4190 domain-containing protein — protein: MYTRQLPASGGNAASAHSNYGGYPGYSAQPNPAAYGATPGFGPNPGFVGPVTYIYQPVAPTNSVAIVGMVLSLAAVMTSFVPAGIAGIIMGHIARKQIRQRGERGDAMALTALWVGYIGTGFWLIFWGLYIGVMVLAIMAGIAAEEATY
- a CDS encoding DUF4190 domain-containing protein, producing MSYNPNYRPSDPPQVGSQQFNNSYETPQQPGYGSGQNQGYGSESYSNPNAYQQNQSGPAIYSQPNDYGQPGAYGDGQPNSYSQPGAYGYNQPMTYGAPMMVRPAVNRLSSWAMWMGVIGLGGGFVCGVLSLIPILGYFFMFLTMFLWIAPILAVIFGHVSRGQIKKSGEEGRGQATAGLIMGYVGIGLGLLGLIIIVGVVGLGVFAAAMVY